One part of the Truepera radiovictrix DSM 17093 genome encodes these proteins:
- a CDS encoding TlpA family protein disulfide reductase, giving the protein MLEHGGTYLQEPLSVLYLWQGGFSPLWGLAAAALYTLRVRERAAPLVAAAGLAAWGLSAALTAPSATETTLPPLTLTNLAGEPVALGAFAGKPLVLNLWATWCPPCRRELPLFAETAERFPEVTFALVSQGESGAQVAGFVAEQGLSLPNVLLDPGAELGRQWRAAGLPNTFFFAADGTLVYRHVGELSRARLEALVRQLGEAPEARP; this is encoded by the coding sequence GTGCTCGAGCATGGTGGTACGTACCTGCAAGAACCCCTGAGCGTCCTCTACCTCTGGCAGGGCGGCTTTAGCCCCCTCTGGGGTCTCGCCGCGGCGGCGCTCTACACCCTGAGGGTGCGGGAGCGCGCCGCGCCGCTCGTCGCGGCGGCGGGGCTCGCAGCTTGGGGGCTCTCTGCGGCGCTCACCGCGCCGAGCGCTACCGAGACGACGCTCCCCCCGCTCACCCTGACCAACCTGGCGGGGGAACCCGTGGCGCTCGGCGCGTTCGCTGGGAAGCCCCTCGTCCTCAACCTGTGGGCGACCTGGTGCCCGCCCTGCCGCCGCGAGCTGCCCCTTTTCGCCGAAACCGCCGAACGTTTTCCCGAGGTGACCTTCGCGCTCGTGTCGCAGGGGGAGTCGGGGGCGCAGGTCGCGGGCTTTGTGGCCGAGCAGGGTCTCTCGCTGCCCAACGTCTTGCTCGACCCGGGCGCCGAGCTCGGGCGGCAGTGGCGCGCCGCGGGGTTGCCCAACACCTTCTTCTTCGCAGCCGACGGCACCCTCGTGTACCGGCACGTCGGCGAGCTCTCGCGGGCGCGCCTCGAGGCGCTCGTCCGCCAGCTCGGCGAGGCGCCGGAGGCTCGGCCTTAA
- a CDS encoding class I SAM-dependent methyltransferase has translation MSEKRFRGAADRLRRPERLALLEPARVCAHLLGSLRAPSGAPSVLDIGTGTGVFAEAFAAAGASVTGVDLNPDFLALAAAHVPAATFVRAAGEALPFGAARFDLAFLGHVLHESDAPEAMLAEAARVAREVAVLEWPYRDEAQGPPLAHRLSEAALEAASARAALAVVERLELQHMRLYRLRHAGP, from the coding sequence ATGTCTGAAAAACGCTTTCGCGGCGCCGCCGACCGGTTGCGCCGCCCCGAGCGCCTCGCGCTCCTCGAGCCCGCGCGCGTGTGCGCGCACCTGCTCGGGTCGCTACGCGCTCCGAGCGGCGCGCCGTCGGTGCTCGACATCGGGACCGGCACGGGGGTCTTCGCCGAAGCCTTCGCCGCTGCGGGGGCGTCCGTGACGGGCGTCGACCTCAACCCCGACTTTTTGGCGCTCGCCGCGGCGCACGTACCGGCGGCCACCTTCGTGCGCGCCGCCGGTGAGGCGCTGCCGTTTGGGGCGGCGCGCTTCGACCTCGCCTTTTTGGGGCACGTCCTGCACGAGAGCGACGCGCCAGAAGCGATGCTCGCCGAAGCGGCCCGCGTCGCGCGCGAGGTCGCCGTGCTCGAGTGGCCCTACCGCGACGAGGCGCAGGGGCCGCCTTTAGCACACCGGCTCAGCGAGGCCGCTCTGGAGGCGGCGAGTGCGCGCGCCGCCCTAGCGGTCGTCGAACGGCTCGAGCTGCAGCACATGCGGCTCTACCGCCTACGCCACGCCGGCCCGTAG
- a CDS encoding metal-sensitive transcriptional regulator — translation MMPTTTEAAAPKPSKTDTQAKLLNRLKRIEGQVRGLQRMIEEERDCREVLTQLSGVRSALDAASDVILETYLEKCAQGYPGEAVDPKELLATLRLARR, via the coding sequence ATGATGCCCACCACGACAGAGGCAGCGGCCCCCAAGCCCTCTAAAACCGACACCCAGGCAAAACTCCTCAACCGCTTAAAGCGCATCGAGGGGCAGGTGCGCGGGCTGCAGCGGATGATCGAGGAGGAGCGCGACTGCCGCGAGGTGCTCACCCAGCTCTCGGGGGTGCGCAGCGCGCTCGACGCGGCGAGCGACGTCATCTTGGAGACCTACCTCGAAAAGTGCGCCCAGGGCTACCCCGGGGAGGCCGTCGACCCCAAAGAGCTCCTCGCCACGCTCCGCTTGGCGCGGCGCTGA
- a CDS encoding DUF6691 family protein, translating to MDTSERIAVRPAKRTQQPSTPLLGYLSYLLAGTLFGFVLVRAEVISWYRIQEMFRFQSFHMYGVIGSAVLVGALSVWLIKRFNVHTFGGEPITLAPKDPTYRRYILGGTAFGLGWAFTGACPGPIAALIGAGQTVFIVVLLSAVAGTYVYGLLQKRLPH from the coding sequence ATGGACACCTCAGAGCGCATCGCGGTGCGCCCCGCCAAACGCACGCAACAACCCAGCACCCCGCTTCTGGGCTACCTCAGCTACCTGCTCGCCGGAACGCTCTTCGGCTTCGTGCTGGTAAGAGCCGAGGTCATCAGCTGGTACCGCATCCAGGAGATGTTCCGCTTTCAGTCCTTTCACATGTATGGCGTCATCGGTTCGGCCGTCTTGGTCGGCGCCCTCTCGGTGTGGTTGATCAAGCGCTTTAACGTGCACACCTTCGGCGGCGAACCGATCACGCTCGCGCCCAAAGACCCGACCTACCGCCGCTACATCTTGGGCGGCACTGCCTTCGGCCTCGGCTGGGCGTTTACCGGCGCATGCCCCGGACCGATCGCCGCGCTTATCGGCGCCGGTCAGACGGTCTTTATCGTGGTGCTGCTGAGCGCGGTCGCGGGCACCTACGTCTACGGCCTTTTGCAGAAACGGCTCCCCCACTGA
- a CDS encoding YeeE/YedE family protein → MGILEILRQPWPWYVAGPLIGLTVPLLLLLGNKAFGISSNLRHACAMLPGSSRIGLFNYDWRKEAWNLVFVLGVLLGGFVGGVLLANPEPLQVAASTQRELAALGVETDGALVPRGLFSWANLLTLPGLVLMVGGGFLVGFGARYAGGCTSGHAISGLSNLQLPSLVAVIGFFIGGLISTHVLLPLILGG, encoded by the coding sequence ATGGGTATTTTAGAGATCTTGAGACAACCGTGGCCCTGGTACGTCGCCGGGCCCCTCATCGGGCTGACCGTCCCCCTGCTGCTGCTGTTAGGAAATAAGGCGTTCGGCATCTCGTCGAACCTCCGCCACGCCTGCGCCATGCTACCGGGAAGCAGCCGGATCGGGTTGTTCAACTACGACTGGCGCAAAGAGGCGTGGAACCTCGTCTTCGTCCTCGGCGTGCTTTTGGGCGGCTTCGTCGGGGGCGTGCTGCTCGCCAACCCCGAACCGCTGCAGGTCGCCGCGAGCACGCAGCGCGAGCTCGCCGCGCTCGGCGTCGAGACGGACGGCGCGCTCGTGCCGCGAGGGCTCTTTAGTTGGGCAAACCTCCTCACGCTGCCGGGCCTTGTGCTCATGGTCGGGGGCGGCTTTTTGGTCGGCTTCGGCGCCCGTTACGCGGGCGGCTGCACCTCGGGGCACGCCATCAGCGGCCTGTCGAACCTGCAGCTGCCGTCACTCGTGGCCGTCATCGGCTTTTTTATCGGCGGCCTCATCTCCACCCACGTCCTGCTCCCGCTCATTTTAGGAGGCTAG
- a CDS encoding phage holin family protein codes for MYVLVRWLLNAVALWITAELGVGLFFTEPGLGPVLLAALVLGLVNAVVRPIMIVLTLPLTILTLGLFLLVVNALTLLIVAALTPLETTGFGGAVLAALVLTLVSTVLSALVGTRRPRDW; via the coding sequence ATGTACGTGCTCGTTCGCTGGCTGCTCAACGCCGTCGCCCTCTGGATCACCGCCGAACTCGGCGTAGGGCTCTTCTTCACCGAACCCGGCCTCGGCCCCGTCCTCTTGGCGGCGCTCGTGCTCGGGCTCGTCAACGCCGTCGTGCGCCCCATCATGATCGTGCTTACGCTGCCGCTGACGATCCTCACGCTGGGGCTCTTTTTGCTCGTCGTCAACGCGCTCACGCTCCTGATCGTGGCTGCTCTCACCCCTCTGGAGACGACCGGGTTCGGCGGCGCGGTTTTGGCAGCGCTCGTGCTGACTCTCGTCAGCACCGTGTTGAGCGCGCTCGTCGGGACGCGCCGCCCCCGGGACTGGTAG
- a CDS encoding helix-turn-helix domain-containing protein codes for MHGADASPPLRVLSGNALLGELLETFLTQQGRNGLRVTVILDAPWGYAYTAFEGAPQGRSTLIVTDNPCGEAWEDLWDLAPTALIAQQLSPGALLPTIDQTVRGQRLRLTPFYETPLTKTERRVLRLCATLGDLRAVGDAVGVSSGTLKNHLSSIYGKLGLRGLTDLRPYYFGGVTPADPRP; via the coding sequence ATGCACGGTGCCGACGCGTCGCCGCCGCTACGTGTGCTTAGCGGCAACGCGCTGCTCGGGGAGCTGCTGGAGACCTTTCTCACCCAACAAGGCCGAAACGGTTTACGGGTCACGGTGATCCTCGACGCCCCCTGGGGTTACGCTTACACCGCTTTCGAGGGTGCGCCGCAGGGTCGCTCAACGCTCATCGTCACGGACAACCCCTGCGGTGAAGCTTGGGAGGACCTCTGGGACCTCGCACCGACGGCCCTCATCGCCCAGCAGCTCTCCCCCGGAGCGTTGCTGCCGACGATAGACCAGACGGTGAGAGGTCAGCGGCTTAGACTCACCCCTTTCTACGAGACGCCCTTAACCAAGACCGAGCGCCGCGTGCTGCGGCTCTGCGCCACCCTGGGCGACCTAAGGGCGGTCGGCGACGCGGTGGGGGTCAGCTCGGGTACCCTTAAAAACCACCTCAGCAGCATCTACGGCAAGCTGGGGCTGCGCGGCCTGACGGACCTGCGCCCCTACTACTTCGGCGGCGTCACCCCGGCGGACCCACGCCCCTAA
- a CDS encoding TlpA family protein disulfide reductase, which translates to MTPGARLSPEEARFVEQEVNRHTAALVEKFAYSRATPLFQGDSFPELPFPVLRGDAPNWSRATVVTVGGTTGSSALTLHTQLAGKDIQKVHVIFGPFMPQELDAFPTDVALLDGTGGEDGLNVSRELHDLLGITGTSGYLVGDDRTVLFAQVNKGDFRALGSAVESFLQRGPEAVTPSTQQLLPIGEPLPLAEVPTELQADLSEALSKPVTLVFLSDRTWCDTCKDWLDHADAFIASWRERGYGVVLVEGGGERFSLERLANGVLKLSAPHLPGSPTESRVLSSWGMTGIPATYVLKDGALQGQVSWLELDINGTAYKDLHFRALDEVVQRLSARVASR; encoded by the coding sequence TTGACTCCGGGCGCGCGGCTGAGCCCGGAAGAGGCGCGCTTCGTCGAGCAAGAGGTGAACCGACACACCGCCGCCTTGGTTGAGAAGTTCGCGTACTCGAGGGCGACCCCCCTCTTTCAAGGGGACAGCTTTCCCGAACTCCCCTTTCCGGTTCTACGCGGCGACGCACCCAATTGGTCTCGGGCTACCGTCGTCACGGTGGGGGGGACCACCGGGAGCAGCGCCCTGACGCTCCACACGCAGCTAGCGGGCAAAGACATCCAAAAGGTCCACGTCATATTCGGCCCGTTCATGCCGCAGGAGCTGGACGCCTTTCCGACCGACGTCGCGCTCCTAGATGGCACGGGGGGTGAAGACGGCCTCAACGTCAGCCGGGAACTCCACGACCTTCTCGGCATCACCGGCACGTCCGGCTACCTTGTGGGGGACGACCGGACGGTGCTCTTCGCCCAGGTCAACAAAGGGGACTTTAGGGCCTTGGGTAGCGCCGTCGAGAGCTTTTTGCAGCGCGGCCCCGAGGCCGTCACGCCGAGCACGCAACAGCTCCTCCCCATCGGGGAGCCCCTACCGCTGGCGGAGGTCCCGACCGAGCTCCAAGCTGACCTGAGCGAAGCGCTCTCCAAACCCGTTACGTTGGTCTTTCTCTCGGACAGAACCTGGTGCGATACCTGTAAGGATTGGCTAGATCACGCCGACGCCTTTATCGCGTCGTGGCGCGAGCGGGGGTACGGGGTCGTGCTCGTCGAAGGCGGCGGTGAACGGTTTTCGTTGGAGCGGCTTGCAAATGGCGTTTTGAAGCTTTCAGCCCCTCACCTTCCGGGCTCTCCTACCGAATCACGGGTGCTCTCGAGCTGGGGCATGACGGGAATTCCTGCAACCTATGTGCTTAAAGACGGCGCCTTGCAGGGTCAAGTCTCGTGGCTCGAGCTCGACATCAACGGCACCGCTTACAAAGACCTCCACTTCCGAGCGTTGGACGAGGTCGTCCAACGTTTGAGTGCTCGAGTAGCCTCACGATGA
- a CDS encoding ABC transporter ATP-binding protein, with translation MLQLQGVGYAYRLNGRQVRVLQGVTHTFERGSFSSLRAPSGSGKTTLLNLLGLLDTPTEGRYLVEGRDTRHLTDAQKSSLRARTFGFLFQNFRLIPTRTVLENVTLALDISAQGPKRAQREAALRALEQVGLAGRAEHVPPELSGGEAQRVAFARALVRQPEVLLADEPTGNLDAANRDRLLDLISAFHARGGTVVMVTHDDVAAARATHPLRLEALMPAAATPLPVARAAARG, from the coding sequence ATGCTGCAGCTTCAAGGGGTGGGGTACGCCTATCGCCTCAACGGTCGCCAGGTCAGGGTGCTGCAGGGCGTCACGCACACCTTTGAGCGGGGCAGCTTCTCGAGCCTCCGCGCCCCGTCGGGCTCGGGAAAGACGACGCTCCTCAACCTGCTGGGTCTGCTGGACACGCCCACGGAGGGCCGTTACCTGGTCGAAGGCCGGGACACGCGGCACCTCACGGACGCTCAGAAGAGCAGCCTGAGGGCCCGCACCTTCGGCTTTTTGTTCCAGAACTTCCGCCTCATCCCGACCCGTACGGTGTTAGAGAACGTCACCTTGGCGCTCGACATCAGCGCGCAGGGGCCCAAGCGGGCGCAGCGGGAGGCGGCTCTAAGGGCGCTCGAGCAGGTCGGCCTAGCGGGGCGCGCCGAGCACGTCCCTCCGGAGCTGTCGGGCGGCGAAGCGCAGCGGGTCGCGTTTGCTCGGGCGCTCGTCCGGCAACCCGAGGTGCTCCTGGCCGACGAACCGACCGGCAACTTAGACGCCGCCAACCGCGACCGGCTCCTCGACCTCATCTCGGCCTTTCACGCCCGCGGCGGTACGGTGGTGATGGTCACGCACGACGACGTCGCGGCGGCGCGCGCGACGCACCCCTTGCGGCTGGAGGCGCTCATGCCGGCGGCAGCCACCCCCCTCCCGGTGGCGCGCGCCGCCGCTAGAGGGTAG
- a CDS encoding 3-deoxy-7-phosphoheptulonate synthase, with amino-acid sequence MKRVENLNVAQLRPLLPPAQLKRELPASERVNRTVSEAREAVRAVLRKREARLLAIVGPCSVHDAAAALEYAERLSALKARLEGHLLVIMRVYVDKPRTTVGWRGFVNDPDMDRSNDLERGLRRTRELFLKINELGLPVATEVLDPFLPQYLDDLIAWGAIGARTTESQTHRAMVSGLSMPVGFKNSTEGNVQVAVDAIAAASGPHTFLGIDEAGRAAAVFTTGNPDGHVILRGGRAGTNYDAASVAEAGERLRAAGLEPALIVDCSHHNSGYDHRRQALVWREVLAQRVAGNRDLVGLMLESNLKGGKQRIPENLSGLEYGVSVTDPCVGWETTAALLEEAHDALALAAEPELSAPR; translated from the coding sequence ATGAAAAGGGTTGAAAACCTCAACGTCGCGCAGCTTCGTCCGCTGCTGCCGCCCGCGCAGCTCAAGCGCGAGCTGCCCGCTTCCGAACGCGTCAACCGCACGGTGAGCGAGGCGCGCGAGGCGGTGCGCGCGGTGCTGCGCAAACGCGAGGCGCGCCTTTTGGCGATCGTCGGGCCCTGCTCGGTGCATGACGCGGCGGCCGCGCTCGAGTACGCGGAGCGCTTAAGCGCCCTTAAAGCGCGCCTCGAGGGGCACCTCCTGGTCATCATGCGGGTCTACGTCGACAAACCGCGCACCACGGTCGGGTGGCGGGGGTTTGTCAACGACCCCGACATGGACCGCTCGAACGACCTGGAGCGGGGGCTGCGCCGCACCCGTGAACTGTTTCTCAAGATCAACGAGCTCGGGCTGCCGGTCGCGACCGAGGTCCTAGACCCCTTTCTGCCGCAGTACCTCGACGACCTCATCGCTTGGGGGGCGATCGGCGCGCGCACGACCGAGTCGCAGACCCACCGCGCCATGGTGAGCGGGCTCTCCATGCCGGTCGGCTTTAAAAACAGCACCGAGGGCAACGTGCAGGTCGCCGTCGACGCGATCGCCGCCGCGAGCGGGCCGCACACCTTTTTGGGGATCGACGAGGCGGGGCGGGCGGCCGCCGTCTTTACGACAGGCAACCCCGACGGCCACGTCATCTTGCGCGGCGGGCGCGCGGGCACGAACTACGACGCGGCGAGCGTCGCCGAAGCGGGCGAGCGGCTGCGCGCCGCCGGTCTCGAGCCCGCGTTGATCGTCGACTGCAGCCACCACAACTCGGGCTACGACCACCGCCGCCAAGCCCTGGTGTGGCGCGAGGTGCTCGCGCAGCGCGTCGCGGGTAACCGCGACCTGGTCGGACTGATGCTCGAGAGCAACCTCAAGGGGGGCAAGCAGCGCATCCCCGAGAACTTAAGCGGGCTCGAATACGGCGTGTCGGTCACCGACCCCTGCGTGGGGTGGGAGACGACCGCGGCGCTTCTCGAAGAGGCGCACGACGCGCTCGCCCTAGCTGCCGAACCCGAGCTGAGCGCGCCGCGCTGA
- a CDS encoding RsmD family RNA methyltransferase: MSRPRIVGGTARGRPLEVPKSGTRPSPGRLREALFNILAFRVRGRFLDLYSGSGAVGLEAASRGFEAVCVELSRGAAAVIRKNARALDLDVQVVQGDALAFARAHPGAFEVVFAAPPYPLELREVFAAILEARPCKAGGLYVFQHPAELGLVGERRVYGSNALTLIEAPPVADG; this comes from the coding sequence GTGAGCCGCCCGCGCATCGTCGGCGGCACCGCGCGGGGGCGTCCCCTGGAGGTCCCCAAGTCGGGTACCCGCCCGAGCCCCGGTCGGCTGCGCGAAGCGCTCTTTAACATCCTCGCCTTTCGGGTGCGGGGGCGCTTTTTGGATCTTTACAGCGGCTCCGGGGCGGTCGGGCTCGAGGCCGCCTCGCGCGGTTTCGAGGCGGTCTGCGTCGAGCTGTCGCGGGGGGCGGCCGCGGTGATCCGCAAAAACGCGCGCGCCCTTGACCTCGACGTCCAGGTCGTCCAGGGCGACGCGCTCGCCTTCGCGCGGGCGCACCCCGGCGCGTTCGAGGTGGTCTTCGCCGCGCCTCCCTACCCGCTCGAGCTGCGCGAGGTCTTCGCGGCCATCCTCGAGGCTCGACCCTGCAAAGCGGGGGGGCTCTACGTCTTCCAGCACCCCGCCGAGTTGGGGCTCGTCGGTGAGCGGCGGGTGTACGGTTCAAACGCGCTGACCTTGATCGAAGCGCCCCCCGTCGCTGATGGGTAG